Genomic window (Candidatus Aminicenantes bacterium):
TGGCGCGAGTTTCCCTCTGGAGACCCCATATGGATTCTGCCAGAATCGCCTCCAAAATACGAGCCCAGATTTTACAATTTTCGGGGGAACTTTCACGGGGCTTCCCCAAGGTCCTGGCCCGCTTCGTGGCCGAGATGATTTATGGCATCCAGGCCCGGCAATCGGTCCGGCTGACGGAGGTGAGCCGGGCCTTGGCCGAGCCGATTCCCATCAAGAAGACCGTCGAACGGTTATCCCGACAGCTGCGCAACCCCCGCTTGGCCAGGTGGTTGACGAATCGGTTATTGATGCGGGCGGCCGGGCGGGTTCGGGACCTGACCCTGCTCATCCTGGATCTCTCCGACGTGCACAAGAAGTATGCGCAGAAGATGGAACATCTGGCCACCGTCTGGGACGGCAGCGAGAAGACGAAGAATCGGGGTTACTGGACACTGAACATCGTCGGGGCGGAAACGGGTTCGGCTCAGATCCTGCCTCTCTATGGCCGGCTCTTCTCCCATACGGCGCCCGACTTCCAGAGCGAAAACATCGAGCTGCGGGAGGCCATCGGGAAGGTCTCGGCGAAGACCCAGAAGCGTGGGATCTGGGTCATCGATCGAGGCGGAGACCGCGGCTATCTTTATCGTTATCTCTTACATGAGGGCTTGCGGTTCATCATCCGCGTAAGAAGCGACCGCACCGTCCTGACGGACCGGGAAGAGTCCGTGTTGGAAGCCGCGCAGGACTGTCCGATGCTGTTCCATGAATACATCGCCCGGGAAGACGGTGATGGGGAAAAGCCGCGCCGGTTGGAAGTCGGTTATCGCCGGGTCCGCTTGCCGGATCATCCAGACGAGTTGGGGCTGGTCGTGGTCAAAGGCTTCGGCCGGGAGCCGATGATGTTGCTGACGAATCTGCGGTTGAAGCGAAGTCGAAAGGTCATCTGGCACATCGTTGAGGCCTATCTGACGCGCTGGCGGATCGAGGAGACGATCCGTTTTATGAAGCAGAGCTATCAGTTGGAGGACATCCGGGTGTTGAAGTACAGCCGGCTGCAGAACATGATGGCTCTCTTGGTGGCGGTCCTGTACTTCACGGCCATTTATCTGGGAATCAAAATGAAGCTGAGGGTCTTGTCGAAACATCTGGTCCGAGCGGCTCGTCGAGTGTTCGGCATCCCAGACTTCCGGCTCTACGCGCTGGCCGACGGCATCAAGCAGGTCCTCTTCAACCGCACCCGAGGACCAGGCACTTCGCCCAGACAGCCCCCGCCGTCCGTCTTCCAGCGACTACTCTTCTAAAAACTGAAAATATTTTGGGGTAACTCCTGGCCGAGTGACGGCTTGACACTACCCGGCGACTGCTGTTAAGGTAAATAGGCGTTCTAGCCGATCATTCGGGAAAAATGAAGAAAACAAAGGAGATTCCCATATCTCCCGAGGAGAGTTGCATGACCCCCAAGATCGATTTCGATGAAATCACCAAGGTCATCAAGTTGCTCGAAGACCGCGATTTG
Coding sequences:
- a CDS encoding transposase, translated to MDSARIASKIRAQILQFSGELSRGFPKVLARFVAEMIYGIQARQSVRLTEVSRALAEPIPIKKTVERLSRQLRNPRLARWLTNRLLMRAAGRVRDLTLLILDLSDVHKKYAQKMEHLATVWDGSEKTKNRGYWTLNIVGAETGSAQILPLYGRLFSHTAPDFQSENIELREAIGKVSAKTQKRGIWVIDRGGDRGYLYRYLLHEGLRFIIRVRSDRTVLTDREESVLEAAQDCPMLFHEYIAREDGDGEKPRRLEVGYRRVRLPDHPDELGLVVVKGFGREPMMLLTNLRLKRSRKVIWHIVEAYLTRWRIEETIRFMKQSYQLEDIRVLKYSRLQNMMALLVAVLYFTAIYLGIKMKLRVLSKHLVRAARRVFGIPDFRLYALADGIKQVLFNRTRGPGTSPRQPPPSVFQRLLF